The Synechocystis sp. PCC 6714 genome includes the window GACCGATTGGCGGATAATAATGCCCCGGTTGGTGACAATCATTAACTCATCGTCGGCGTTGACCACATGCAAAGCCACTAGTTGGTCATCTTTGGATTTAAAACGGATTGCTTTGACCCCCAGGCCCGCCCGATGTTGCAAGCGGAATTGACCAATGGGAACCCGTTTCCCGAAACCCTTCATAGTTACCCCCAACAACCAAGGGCCAGGATTGTCGCTTTCTTCCAAAATGGCATCGGTATCAGCACCCAAATCTTCTTCAGGTTCATCTTCGGAGCTAACGGCAATATTGGCCACCACCTGGCTGGGCAAAATATCCATACTAATCAGGGCGTCACCGGAGCGCAGGCGCATGGATTTGACTCCCCGGGTGGCCCGACCGAGGGCCCGTAGTTCATCCTGATCCGCTTTGAAATGGATAGCCATACCCTTTTGGGAACCAATAATGACGCTATCTTCCGCTTTAGCTAGGCGTACCCAGCGCAACTGGTCTCCTTCCACCAGGGAAATGGAAATTAACCCATTGGCCCGGATATTGCTAAAAGCTGAGAGGGCCGTTTTTTTGATATAGCCCTGCTTGGTCAACATGATGAAATAGGTATCATCGTCAAATTCCGAAACGGACACCAGGGAGGTAATTTTTTCATCCTTGGGGATGGGCAACATTTGTACGATAGGCACCCCCCGGGCTGTGCGGGAAGCAATGGGAATTTGGTAAGCATTGAGGCTATAAACCACTCCCCGATCGCTAAAGAACAACACTTTGTCGTGGTCGCAACAGGAAAGGAAATGCTCCACCCCATCGTCTTCTTTGATTTTGGCGGCGGCTTTACCCCTGGTGGCCCGATTTTGGGTGCCAAAGGTGCTGGCGGGCATCCGTTTGATGTACCCCTGTTCTGTTAATAAAATTAGGGCTTGATCGTTGGCAATTAAATCGGTGTCAATTAATTCCCCATCTTCTTGGACAATGACCGTGCGGCGGGGGGTGGCATGGATGGCTTTAATTTGCTCCAATTCTTCTTCGATGATGGCATTGACCCTTTCCCGACGGGCTAAAATATCCCGAAAATCGGCAATTTTTGCTTGCAGTTCATCATGTTCAGCGGTGATTTTATCCGCTTCCAAAGCTGTTAACCGGCGCAGTTGCATTTGCAAAATGGCATCGGCCTGCACTTCGGAGAGGGAAAAGCCTTCCACCAGTTCCGTTTTGGCAGAGGCCGTGTCTGCCGCCCCCCGAATCAGACGAATAACCGCATCCAGGTTATCCAACGCAATCAATAAGCCCTGGAGCAGATGGTCCCGTTCTTCTGCTTTCCGCAATTCGTAGCGGGTACGACGGGTGATGGTTTCAATGCGAAATTCCCAAAAGACGGTCAGGAATTTTTTAATGGTTAAAACTTCGGGAGTGCCGTTGACCAGCGCCAACAGGTTAGCCCCAAAGTTACTCTGGATGGGGGTTTGTTTATAAAGATTATTGAGCACCACCCGGGCGTAGGCATCCCGCTTCAGTTCGATGACAATCCGCATACCATCACGGTCGCTTTCGTCTCGGATGTCGGCAATGCCATCAATTTTTTTCTCGTTAACTAGATCGGCAATGCGTTCAATTAAAGCGGCTTTATTGGTTTGGTAGGGTAGCTCGGTGACGATAATGGCATCCCGATCAGGTCGGCCAGGATATTCCATGGTTTCAATGGAAGCAACCCCCCGCATGGTGATGGAACCCCGGCCGGTTAAATAGGCTTCCCGAATGCCCGATCGCCCGAGGATCTGGGCCCCGGTGGGAAAATCGGGGCCGGGAATAATCTGCATCAATTCCTGTT containing:
- the gyrA gene encoding DNA topoisomerase (ATP-hydrolyzing) subunit A — protein: MTDSPDRLIATDLRNEMSQSYLEYAMSVIVGRALPDARDGLKPVHRRILYAMYELGLTPDRPFRKCARVVGEVLGKYHPHGDTAVYDALVRMAQDFSMREPLIDGHGNFGSVDNDPPAAMRYTESRLRPLSTNSLLRDIEAETVDFIDNFDGSQQEPTVLPARIPQLLINGSSGIAVGMATNIPPHNLGEVIDGAIALIRNPDITEQELMQIIPGPDFPTGAQILGRSGIREAYLTGRGSITMRGVASIETMEYPGRPDRDAIIVTELPYQTNKAALIERIADLVNEKKIDGIADIRDESDRDGMRIVIELKRDAYARVVLNNLYKQTPIQSNFGANLLALVNGTPEVLTIKKFLTVFWEFRIETITRRTRYELRKAEERDHLLQGLLIALDNLDAVIRLIRGAADTASAKTELVEGFSLSEVQADAILQMQLRRLTALEADKITAEHDELQAKIADFRDILARRERVNAIIEEELEQIKAIHATPRRTVIVQEDGELIDTDLIANDQALILLTEQGYIKRMPASTFGTQNRATRGKAAAKIKEDDGVEHFLSCCDHDKVLFFSDRGVVYSLNAYQIPIASRTARGVPIVQMLPIPKDEKITSLVSVSEFDDDTYFIMLTKQGYIKKTALSAFSNIRANGLISISLVEGDQLRWVRLAKAEDSVIIGSQKGMAIHFKADQDELRALGRATRGVKSMRLRSGDALISMDILPSQVVANIAVSSEDEPEEDLGADTDAILEESDNPGPWLLGVTMKGFGKRVPIGQFRLQHRAGLGVKAIRFKSKDDQLVALHVVNADDELMIVTNRGIIIRQSVNDISPQSRSATGVRVQRLDADDAIAAVALVPPSGEEELAEMSESEEN